The Anopheles merus strain MAF chromosome 2L, AmerM5.1, whole genome shotgun sequence genome has a segment encoding these proteins:
- the LOC121594805 gene encoding protein disulfide-isomerase TMX3, whose amino-acid sequence MYTLCKLLIALCCFTTLAHSSRVLELSDRFLDVRNEGQWFVMFYAPWCAHCKKLEPVWALVAQALYNTNIRVGRVDCTRFTAVAQHFKVNAYPTIIFVKGPYDYVYNGERSKEELIHFVNRMSGPPVQLVTRADSIDILKSNNPIFFTYVGKQSGLLWDVFYSAAESYQAHGYFYATSVEIAKRHFDVDTVPAALVYKERSHYYFPYSDNFERIEPAHLNDTLFRWVNEERFATFPKVTRSNIHHLVQTQKYLVLAVVEENKLSEIAAHEQEFRDMVEIFVHKNKHKYHGRFQFGWVGTPELARSIAMDSLPTPHLLVLNASTNEHHIPEDDPLQLTPEAIEIFLDSIHNQTAPTFGGNSLPVRIYRAWFEAKTSLYEMWIGNPVLTTVLFGLPLGFLSLIMYSICCADILDAEEEDEGADQRHEKKE is encoded by the exons AGCGATCGGTTTCTGGACGTCCGGAACGAGGGCCAATGGTTCGTGATGTTCTATGCGCCCTGGTGCGCTCACTGCAAAAAGCTCGAGCCGGTGTGGGCGCTCGTCGCCCAGGCGCTGTACAACACGAACATCCGGGTCGGCCGGGTTGACTGCACACGCTTTACTGCCGTGGCGCAGCACTTTAAGGTCAACGCTTATCCGACGATTATTTT CGTTAAAGGACCGTACGATTATGTGTACAACGGAGAGCGTTCGAAGGAGGAGCTGATCCATTTCGTGAACCGCATGTCCGGCCCACCGGTGCAGCTGGTAACGCGTGCGGACAGTATCGACATCCTCAAGTCGAACAATCCAATCTTTTTCACGTACGTCGGCAAGCAGTCGGGATTGCTGTGGGACGTGTTTTACAGTGCGGCCGAGTCGTACCAGGCGCACGGTTACTTCTACGCCACCTCGGTCGAAATAGCGAAGCGGCACTTTGACGTGGACACGGTCCCGGCGGCGCTGGTGTACAAGGAGCGCAGCCACTACTACTTCCCCTACTCGGACAACTTCGAGCGGATTGAGCCGGCGCATCTGAACGACACGCTGTTCCGCTGGGTGAACGAGGAGCGGTTCGCCACCTTCCCGAAGGTGACGCGCAGCAACATTCACCATCTGGTTCAGACGCAAAAGTATCTcgtgctggcggtggtggaggagAACAAGCTTAGCGAGATAGCGGCCCACGAGCAGGAGTTCCGCGACATGGTGGAGATCTTCGTGCACAAGAACAAGCACAAGTACCACGGGCGGTTCCAGTTCGGCTGGGTCGGTACGCCCGAGCTGGCCCGCTCGATCGCGATGGACAGCCTGCCGACGCCCCATCTGCTGGTGCTGAACGCGTCGACCAACGAGCATCACATCCCCGAGGATGATCCGCTCCAGCTGACGCCGGAAGCGATCGAGATCTTCCTCGACAGCATCCACAACCAGACGGCGCCCACGTTCGGTGGCAACTCGCTGCCGGTGCGCATCTACCGTGCCTGGTTCGAGGCCAAAACGTCCCTGTACGAAATGTGGATCGGCAATCCGGTGCTCACGACCGTGCTGTTCGGGCTGCCGCTCGGCTTCCTGTCGCTCATCATGTACTCGATCTGCTGTGCGGACATTCTCGACgccgaggaggaggacgaaggGGCCGACCAGCGGCACGAGAAGAAGGAGTAA